A genomic window from Salvelinus alpinus chromosome 10, SLU_Salpinus.1, whole genome shotgun sequence includes:
- the LOC139532349 gene encoding ELAV-like protein 1 isoform X4, producing the protein MTQKDVEDMFARYGRIINSRVLVDQASGLSRGVAFIRFDKRAEAEDAIKDLNGQKPPGSAEPITVKFAASPNQAKNTQLISQLYHNQGRRFGGPVHHQAQRFRFSPMSVDHMSGMSGVSVPGNATSGWCIFIYNLGQDADEGILWQMFGPFGAVTNVKVIRDFNTNKCKGFGFVTMTNYEEAAMAIGSLNGYRLGDKILQVSFKTSKGHK; encoded by the exons ATGACCCAGAAAGACGTGGAGGACATGTTCGCTCGCTACGGACGCATCATCAACTCCCGGGTGCTGGTCGACCAGGCCTCGG GCCTGTCTCGGGGGGTGGCGTTCATCCGGTTTGACAAGCGAGCAGAGGCCGAGGACGCCATCAAAGACCTGAACGGACAGAAACCCCCCGGATCTGCTGAGCCAATCACAGTGAAGTTTGCTGCCAGCCCCAACCAGGCCAAGAACACTCAGCTCATCTCTCAGCTCTACCACAACCAGGGACGACGCTTTGGAGGGCCAGTTCACCACCAGGCTCAGAgattcag ATTTTCTCCGATGTCTGTGGACCATATGAGCGGTATGTCTGGGGTGAGTGTGCCGGGGAACGCCACCTCTGGCTGGTGCATCTTCATCTACAACCTGGGCCAGGACGCCGACGAGGGCATCCTGTGGCAGATGTTTGGGCCCTTCGGCGCCGTCACCAACGTCAAGGTCATCCGCGACTTCAATACCAACAAGTGCAAAGGCTTCGGCTTTGTTACCATGACGAACTACGAGGAGGCCGCCATGGCGATCGGCAGCCTCAACGGTTACCGCCTCGGGGACAAGATCCTACAGGTGTCGTTCAAGACCAGCAAAGGCCACAAGTAG